A single window of Salvia splendens isolate huo1 chromosome 8, SspV2, whole genome shotgun sequence DNA harbors:
- the LOC121745149 gene encoding nucleobase-ascorbate transporter 2 — translation MATPKPEEISHPPMDQLQGLEYCIDSNPSWAEAIALGFQHYILALGTAVMIPTFLVPLMGGNDDDKVRVVQTLLFVGGVNTLLQTMFGTRLPTVIGGSWAFMVPIISIIHDPSLQRITDPHARFESSMRAIQGALIVASSVQIILGYSQLWAICSRFFSPLGMAPVISLVGFGLLDRGFPVVGRCVEIGIPMLILFIAFSQYLKHFQTRDIPVLERFGLLLSVMVIWAYAHLLTASGAYKHHPELTQMHCRTDKANLISSAPWIKIPYPLQWGAPTFDAGHAFGMMAAVLVSMIESTGAYKAASRLASATPPPAHVLSRGIGWQGIGILLDGMFGTATGSTVSVENIGLLGSTRVGSRRVIQISAGFMIFFAILGKFGALFASIPFTIFAAIYCVMFGLVASVGLSFLQFTDMNSMRNLFIVGVSLFLGLSIPEYFREYTSAALHSPAHTKAGWFNDLLNTIFLSSPTVAFLVSVFLDNTLDYKDSAKERGMPWWAKFRTFKGDSRNEEFYTLPFNLNRFFPPS, via the exons ATGGCTACTCCAAAACCAGAGGAAATAAGTCATCCACCAATGGACCAGCTCCAAGGCTTGGAGTATTGCATCGATTCTAATCCTTCTTGGG CGGAAGCAATAGCACTTGGATTCCAGCATTATATTTTGGCGTTGGGAACGGCTGTGATGATTCCAACCTTTCTTGTACCGTTGATGGGCGGAAACGAT GATGATAAAGTGAGGGTGGTTCAAACATTGCTGTTTGTTGGAGGTGTAAACACTCTGCTTCAGACCATGTTTGGAACGAGGTTACCTACTGTTATAGGAGGGTCATGGGCATTCATGGTCCCTATAATTTCAATcatccatgatccatctttgCAGAGAATCACAGACCCTCATGCG AGATTTGAGAGTTCAATGAGAGCAATACAAGGTGCATTGATTGTAGCTTCGAGTGTGCAGATAATTTTGGGCTATAGTCAGCTGTGGGCTATATGTTCCAG GTTTTTCAGTCCACTTGGGATGGCTCCAGTTATTTCTTTAGTGGGATTTGGTCTTCTTGATAGAGGCTTTCCAGTG GTTGGACGATGTGTAGAAATAGGCATTCCAATGCTGATCTTGTTCATTGCCTTCTCTCAG TACTTGAAGCACTTCCAAACAAGAGATATCCCGGTGTTGGAGCGATTCGGTCTTCTGCTATCAGTGATGGTTATATGGGCTTATGCACACCTCCTAACAGCAAGTGGTGCATACAAGCATCATCCCGAGTTAACTCAGATGCATTGCCGCACTGACAAAGCAAACCTCATCTCTTCTGCACCATG GATCAAAATCCCATATCCACTTCAGTGGGGCGCGCCTACATTCGATGCTGGCCATGCTTTTGGAATGATGGCTGCTGTACTAGTCTCCATGATTGAG TCAACCGGAGCATATAAGGCAGCGTCTCGTTTGGCAAGTGCCACACCACCTCCTGCTCATGTTCTTAGCCGCGGAATCGGCTGGCAG GGCATTGGGATTCTGTTGGATGGTATGTTCGGGACGGCTACTGGATCCACAGTTTCTGT TGAAAATATTGGCCTTCTTGGAAGCACTAGAGTTGGCAGTCGTCGCGTAATCCAAATTTcggctggtttcatgatcttcttCGCTATTCTAG GCAAGTTTGGAGCATTATTTGCATCAATACCTTTCACTATATTTGCAGCTATATATTGCGTTATGTTCGGCCTTGTTG CTTCAGTGGGGCTGTCGTTCCTTCAGTTCACAGACATGAACTCGatgaggaaccttttcatagtTGGGGTGTCGCTCTTCCTCGGACTGTCCATTCCTGAGTACTTCAGAGAATACACGAGTGCCGCTCTTCATAGCCCTGCTCATACCAAGGCTGGATGG TTCAATGATCTGCTCAACACCATATTCTTGTCGTCCCCTACTGTGGCCTTCCTCGTCTCTGTGTTCCTCGACAACACACTGGACTACAAGGACAGCGCCAAGGAGCGCGGGATGCCTTGGTGGGCCAAGTTCAGAACCTTCAAAGGAGACTCTCGCAACGAGGAGTTCTACACTCTACCTTTCAACCTCAACAGATTCTTCCCTCCATCATGA